A genomic region of Carettochelys insculpta isolate YL-2023 chromosome 7, ASM3395843v1, whole genome shotgun sequence contains the following coding sequences:
- the KAZALD1 gene encoding kazal-type serine protease inhibitor domain-containing protein 1 codes for MSHVLVLLLCLNWALLRPYGALPTAPDYLQRGWQRLLEEGESCSDCSPEECPLPRGCLAGLVRDPCDCCWECANLEGQICDLDNTNHFYGKCGDHLECKLETGDLRQGEVPEPQCTCLSSQALCGSDGRTYPQVCKFQEMFHAHPEANLTVAHEGPCESEPQILSPPYDVWNITGQDVIFGCEVFAYPMASIEWRKEGVETLLPGDDPHISVQFRGGPQKYEVTGWLQIQGVRVTDEGTYRCFARNRVGEVAARASLTVLTPDQLNMPGFSLPKLRPGPEDDAASEESDYYY; via the exons ATGTCCCACGTCCTTGTTCTCTTGCTGTGTTTGAACTGGGCCCTGCTACGGCCCTACGGGGCTCTGCCCACTGCCCCGGACTACCTGCAGcgtggctggcagaggctgctggaggaaggggagagCTGCTCAGACTGCAGCCCGGAGGAATGCCCCTTGCCCCGGGGGTGCCTGGCAGGGCTGGTGCGGGACCCTTGTGACTGTTGCTGGGAGTGTGCCAACCTGGAGGGGCAGATCTGTGACCTGGACAACACCAACCACTTCTACGGGAAGTGCGGGGACCACCTGGAGTGCAAGCTGGAGACGGGGGACCTCCGGCAGGGTgaggtgcctgagccccagtgcacctgcctctccagccaggccctgtgtgGCTCCGATGGGAGGACCTACCCCCAGGTCTGCAAGTTCCAGGAGATGTTTCATGCCCACCCCGAGGCAAACCTCACCGTGGCCCATGAGGGACCCTGCGAATCAG AGCCCCAGATCTTGTCCCCCCCCTACGACGTGTGGAACATCACCGGGCAGGACGTGATCTTTGGCTGTGAGGTCTTCGCCTACCCCATGGCGTCCATTGAGTGGAGGAAGGAAGGCGTGGAGACCCTACTGCCTGGGGATGACCCCCACATCTCCGTGCAG TTCAGGGGCGGCCCCCAGAAATACGAAGTGACCGGCTGGCTGCAGATCCAGGGCGTGCGGGTGACGGACGAGGGCACCTATCGCTGCTTCGCCAGGAACAGGGTCGGGGAGGTGGCTGCGCGCGCCAGCCTGACGGTCCTGACGCCAG ATCAGCTGAACATGCCGGGGTTCTCCCTGCCCAAGCTGCGCCCGGGGCCCGAGGACGATGCGGCGAGCGAGGAGTCGGACTACTATTACTAA